CATCACCCATGGACATGAAGACCACATCGGTGCGATGCCTTATCTGTTTAAAGAACTTCAATTCCCTATCTATGCGACACCGCTTGCACTTGCTATGATAGAAAACAAGTTCAATGAACATGGATTAAGCGCACACACCAAACATTTCAACTTTGTAACACTTAGACAACAGTATCAGGTCGGTGATATGAAGATAGAATGGCTGCATAATACCCACTCCATCATTGATGCCTGTTCTCTTGCGATTGAAACACCTGCAGGGATCATCATGCATACGGCTGACTTTAAAGTAGACCACACCCCTGTGGATAACTATACGATGGACCTGCGTCGTTATGCGCACTACGGAGAAAAAGGTGTGCTTTGTCTTTTCTCTGATTCGACGAACTCACACAACCCAGGATTCACAAAGAGTGAAAAAGTGGTGGGGAGAACATTTGACTCACTCTTTGATCTTGCAAAAGGAAGGGTCATCATGTCAACCTTCTCTTCCAATGTACACCGTATCTTCCAGGCAATGGAAAGAGCAGTAAAACACGGTAGAAAGGTCTGTGTGATCGGTCGTTCCATGGAGCGCAATGTCGAGACAAACAGGGCTCTTGGTTTTGTAGACATTGAAGAGAAACACTTCATCGAAGTACACGAAGTACCAAAATATGCGGACCATGAAGTACTGATTGTCACCACGGGTTCTCAAGGGGAAACCATGGCTGCATTGAACCGTATGGCAACGGATGAGCATAGACACATCAAACTTAAACCATCAGACACGGTCATAATATCTGCTTCAGCGATTCCTGGGAACGAAGCTTCTGTCTCCAGTCTTATGAATAAACTAATGAAAGCAGGTGTCACGGTACGATACAAAGAGTTTGGGGACATTCATGTTTCTGGTCACGCATCACAAGAAGAGCAAAAGCTCATCTTGAGACTGATCCAACCTAAATTCTTCCTGCCTGTTCACGGTGAATATAACCATATTGCAAAACATGCCAAAACAGCTGTGGAGTGTGGTGTAGACGAAAGAAATATCTTGCTGATGAGTGATGGGGATCAGGTAGAGATCACCACGAAGTACCTCAAAAAAGTGAAAACAGTCAAAAGCGGTAAAACCTATATCGATAATCAAAACAACATGACGATCGAAAACGATGTCGTACTTGACAGACAAAAACTGGCTGAAGACGGTATCGTCAATGTCGTAGCACAGATCAGTCAAAGCAACCAGAAAGTCGTTGGGAAACCGGTAGTTTCAAGTCACGGACTTGTAGCGGCCAAAGAAGATAAAAAGTTTGAAAAAGAGATCGAGGTACTGCTTGAGACCATGCTGCTCAACATGAAACCTGAAGCATTGAAAAACCATAGAGATATTGAAAATGAGATCCGTAATGTCGTTAGAAAACATGTGGTACGTACGAAAAAGAGATATCCGCTTATCATTCCTACGATCTTCATCATCTAAGTTACTTCTGCCTTAGGGCAGGAGATAGGATCATTCGCCTTATCTCTATTTCACTGAAAGAAAAACACACATCTCTCCTTCACTGCTAATTATGCTATAATCCTTTAAAAATATATAAAGACTGAACCATGGATCTCATTAAAATTGCACAAGAAACGTTTCACATTGAAGCAGATGCCCTATACAAAGCTGCCGAACGTCTGGACCAAAACTTTCTAGATGCTATTTCACTGATATTGGGAACCAAGGGAAAGCTCATCATCACCGGTGTAGGGAAATCCGGTCTTGTAGGTGCCAAAATGGCTGCTACTTTCGCAAGTACGGGGACATCAAGTTTCTTTTTGCATCCGACAGAAGCACTGCATGGTGACTTGGGGATGATAAGCAAAAACGACACCCTGCTCGCCATCAGCAGCAGCGGAGAGAGCGAAGAGCTTACCAAGATCCTTCCCCATATCAAACGTTTTGATATCCCGCTTATCGGACTGACAGGAAATGCACATTCATCGCTTGGCTCTTACGCGGATGTTTTTCTTGATATTTCCGTGGAGAAAGAAGCCTGTCCCCTGGGTGCGGCACCTACGACATCCACCACGCTGACCATGGCACTGGGTGATGCTTTGGCTGTAGCACTCATGGAAGAAAGAGGGTTTAAGCAAGAGGATTTTGCCTCTTTCCACCCCGGAGGCTCACTGGGAAGAAAACTGTTCGTGAAGATCAAAGATCTCATGAGAACAACCGATCTGCCTATCATCAAAGATACGACCAACCTGAAAGATGCCATTGTGGCCATGAGCGAAGGGAAACTCGGTACGGTACTAATCGTAGATGCAGAAGACAGATTTATCGCTATTTTAAGTGATGGTGACCTTAGACGGGCACTGATGAAAGAAGGATTCAGTTTAGACCACCTGGCTATAGAATATGCCAGCCGGAATCCTAAAAGCTATACCAATACAGAACTACTGGCAAGTGATGCCCTTGAAATTATAGAAAATGGGCGTATACAACTTTTGCCTATTACGAATGATACAGGTAAGATCATCGGTGTATTGCACATCCATGATCTGGTCAATGCCGGTATTAAAAGTAAATAAGAACAACTATACGACTAGTCGTATGAGCCATCTGCTGAAGATGACACAGCGTCAGCGTAGCAAGTAAAGCTTTGCTTTACCTGCGTTACAAAGGATAACAACAATGAGACTAAACAAATATATATCGCATAACACCAAATATTCAAGAAGAGAAGCAGATAAGCTTATTGAAGAGGGTGAAGTCACCCTTAATAAAAAAGTGTTGAAAGATTTTGGCTATGAAGTAGAAGAAGGTGACCATATCTATGTCAAAGGCAGACCTGTCAAACAGACTAAAGAAGTGACTGTGATCGTTTACAACAAACCCAAAGGGGTGCTGGTCACAAAAAAAGATGACAGAGGTCGTGCAACTATCTACCATAAACTACCAGGCAAATACAGACACTTTGTACCCGTAGGTAGACTGGACTATGCCTCGGAAGGACTTTTGCTCTTGACAGACTCTCCAGAAGTTGCCACAGCCCTTATGGAAAGTAGTTTAGACCGAACCTATAACCTGAAGATAGACAAATCTGTCACACAGGAGATGATCAACGCGATGCAGGAGGGTCTTGTACTCGAGGATGCCCGTGCAGGTGCCCATGAGAAAAGCAAGATATACAGCATGGAGTTCGCACCTTTTGTACAGTTTGAAATACGGGCAGAAGGGAAAAATTTTACAAAGCTTCGTGTCACCATCACCGAAGGTAAGAACAGAGAACTAAGACGTTTCTTTGCACATTTTGAAGCGAAGGTCCTCGACCTTAAACGTGTCGCCTTTGGAGGGATAGAACTGAACAACCTGCCTACGAACAAAACACGTTACTTTACACGCAGAGAATATGATGATCTGCATAAATTCATGAAACGTAGAAAAAGCAATGCCGAAATAGAAGCAAAGAACAAAGCCAATGCCCTGAAACAAGAGGCAAAAAAGTCTGAGACATCAAAAAAGATCAGTAAAAAAGATTAAGCTTTGCCAAACCTTGCACTGAAATATCGTCCCAAAACACTCGATGCACTCATAGGCCAATCACACCTTTTAGGTGAGCATGCCATACTGCGAAAACTGATCACCACAGGCACCCTCTCCCATACTTTTTTTTACGGACCGCCGGGCTGTGGGAAAACCACACTTGCAAGGGTGATCGCTACCCTTCTTGATAGACCTTTTTACGAAATGAATGCCACTACACTCAAGATCGAAGATCTGCGTAAGATCTTTAAAGAGTACACCAATGCCTTACAAAAACCTCTTATTTTCATAGATGAAGTCCATAGACTCAGCAAAAATCAACAAGAAGTACTCTTGCCATTCATGGAGAACCAGGCGGCTCTGGTCATCGGTGCATCTACGGAAAACCCTTACTACTCACTGACTGCTGCAATGCGCTCCCGTTCTCATCTTTTTGGACTCGAAGCCGTCAGTCAAAAAGCGTTGCATGCCTATCTGGATCACATTCTCCAATTAGAAGAGATCCTCATAGAAGAGGAGGCAAAAGAGTACCTTGTCTTTTCGAGTGGCGGTGATGTCCGGGCCATGCTAAACCTGCTTGAGAGTGCTGCTGCAGTTGAAAGTCCCATTCGTCTTTCCACACTCAAACAGATACGCCCCCATGCCATGCAAGCAGGAAGTGCGGAGAGTGAAAGCCACTATGAACTGACCTCTGCCATGATAAAAAGTATTCGGGGGTCTGATATCGATGCTTCTATCTATTATCTTGCCAGACTGATAGACGGGGGAGAACCTGCAGAATTCATTGCAAGACGTTTGGCCATACTGGCCAGCGAGGATATAGGAAACGCTAATCCCCCTGCCCTCAATCTTGCCAGTTCCACACTCAACATCGTCAAACATATAGGATATCCCGAAGCAAGGATCTCTCTCTCCCAACTGGTTATCTACCTTGCCTCGTCACCCAAGTCCAACAGTGCCTACATGGCTATAAACCATGCGCTTAAAGATATATCGGCCGGAGAGATACATCCTATTCCATCCCATATTAAAACGCATGCAAAAAACTATCTCTATCCTCATGACTTTGGCGGCTGGGTCAAACAATCCTACCTTTCAGTACCCAAAAAATATTATGATACCAAACAGATAGGTTTTGAAAAAACCCTTTGGCAATGGCATGAGAAAATCGAGTCTAAAAAATAAGACACTTTTTTAACACATTTCTGTGATATAATTCACATTATTAAATAGAAAAAGGAAGTCTAATGAAAAGAAACATACTTAAATGTATTCTTATTTCGGGTACAAGTATTGCCTTATTAAATGGCTGTACTGGCTCAGAAATGGCGCCTAACAATGCCACACAGACAGGCGCGGCAACGGGTGCTGTAGCAGGCGCCGTCATAGGGTACAATACTGGTCACCATAGTGGAAGAAATGCCGTTATCGGCGGTCTTTTAGGTGCAGCAGTGGGTGCAGGTGTAGGAAATGCCGTGGACAATAGCAATCCAGAACCAGTAGAAACGGGTGGATGGCAATAGCCTGAACCTGACCATAAAAAGGAAATACAATGAAATTAACCAAACCGATATTGGCTGCTACAGCAGCTGCTTTTATGTTGGGAGGCTGTTACAATCAACCTGGCCTAGTTCAAGATGAAAGTTATGATCGTACAAAAACAGGTGTAGCTGCCGGTGCCTTGGCAGGTTCAATGATAGGCTATAATACAGGTAAACACGACGCAAAAAGTGCCATCATTGGCGGTCTTCTAGGTGCTGCTGTAGGTGGGGCTATCGGCTACAATATGGACCAGCAGGCCAATGAAGTTGCCCGTGCACTAGGTACAGGTGTAAATAATGATCCTCTGGCAGCACTTGATCCACGCAGAGACATTGTTGTATCAAAATATAATAACTATGTAAAGATCATATTTAGAGATCGCATGATGTTCGCTACGGGATCATCCAAACTGCAGTCAAATGCAAGATATAAAGTACAAAAAGTAGCGCAAGTCTTACGTAACTATCCTCAAACTGTTGTAGGTGTAGCAGGATTTACAGATGATGTAGGAAGCTACCAATACAACCTTGGACTTTCACAAAGACGTGCAGCCACTGTAAGTGATATCCTTGCCGTGAACGGAAGACCATACACAAAAGGATGTTCGTACGATAAAGCTATCGCGCCGAATAACTCAGCTGAGAATAGAGCACTGAACAGAAGAGTAGAAGTCTATCTTTATGCAGACAGGAACAAAATGTCTGATCCTTGCCGTTAACCTCGGCTATTTCAATAAGCTAAGCTCCCGCTTGGCTTGTTCTGCATTCATTTTTCCGGAAAAATACTGACTTTCCACACTATCGATAGAGGCAATAAGTTTCGCCTTCAGGATCTCTCCTCTCAATCTCTCGTTTACAAATATTTTCATTTCAGAAAAATCAGGAAAAAGCTCTAAAAACTCTGTTTTCAACTTAGAATTATTCCATGCTTGCACTTGTACACTTGCAGGTGTACCGGTCATATCAAGTATTTCCCGTCCTATACTGTCAACGGTCTGATACTGATCAAATTGGTGCTTCTGCTTATACTCTTCATTCTGGAATTTTTCATCTTCCTGGATGTCACCTACAAAATTGGTGATAAAATAAAGAAATCCGATACCTATAACAATAAAGAAAAATAAACTTTTGTCCATCATAAAATCCTAATTATGTATTTACGGTGAAAAGTATACAATAATTTTTGACATATGTGAATTGTAGGTTTAATTTTAAATCTATCTATAATCTAGTACACTAGTTAAAGCGCTATTCGAAGTGAAAAAAAAAGAGGAAAAAATGAAAAAGTTACTGTTGACCCTCCTCATACTTTGCACCGGAACCTATACAAGTTTGTGTGCAGAAGAAACAGACCCCGACCTTCAGCCAACTATACGGGCCGAGATGAGTACAACAAAAAAAATTGCCAGAAAACCGATCAAAAAACTCAGAAAGAAGCCACGCAAAAGACCCGTGATCTACCACCATTACTATACAACGACTATAGAGAGAAACTGCGATAGCTATATCAATATCATCAACGAGAAGAATAAAGAAATCGAAGCATTAACAAAAGAGATAAAGAACTTAAGAGAAAATAAATATGAAATAATGCGACAACAACTCAAAGAAGCCTATGACAAAGAGTTGAAAAAATTTGAGGAAAGATAGAAGCTACAAGTACAGGTTATCATATTAAAACACTCTAAACCGCATTTAAAGCCCCTTTTACCAGTGCCCCTAGTAATCCTACCCCGTAACCAAACAAACACTTTACAGACGTTTTATAAACATGCAACAAGATGGGTACATCCGAAGTGTTTGACTATAGCGGAATTGCACTTGTGATTAGAATTGGCGCATTAACTGATAGATATCAGGATAAGCATGCTTAAAGCATTTCAGGTATGTTAAGTGATTGTTTGAAAATATTGATTATGAATTTGTAGATGGTGCGGATGAGAGGACTCGAACCTCCACGCCGTAAAGCACCAGATCCTAAGTCTGGCGTGTATACCAATTTCACCACATCCGCATGTGATTGTTTTACAGAACAATAAAAAGTAAGTGGTACACCCGTTAGGATTCGAACCTAAGACCCTCGCCTTAGAAGGGCGATGCTCTATCCAGCTGAGCTACGAGTGCACAAAAATATAATAATAAATACCAAAACTGATACATTAAATGGTACGCCAGAGAGGACTCGAACCCCTAACCCTCAGATCCGAAGTCTGATGCTCTATCCAATTGAGCCACTAGCGCTTCATCATTCGGGTGGTTACCCTGTTTAATTACCAATGGGGTGGATGACGGGGCTCGAACCCGCGACACCCAGTGCCACAAACTGGTGCTCTACCAACTGAACTACATCCACCATAATTAAATGATTACTTATTATTATAACGTTAAATATCTAAATGGTCGGAGTGAAAGGACTCGAACCTTCGACCCCCTGGTCCCAAACCAGGTGCGCTACCAGACTGCGCTACACTCCGTTACCTTATAAAAAGGAACGCAATTATAGTCAAAAGGTTTCCATTTGTCAATAGATTTTGGAAAAAAAGTAAAAAATATGTATTTAATCACTAAATTAGAGGTACTTTAGGCGTTAATGAGTATAATGATTCCATCTTCGATACAGGGTTAACATATGAACAGTATATTTGAACAGATCAATGGTTTTTTAGGTTCTGTTTTCTTCTTTGACATCTTTTTTGGCAGTATGGAAGGGACAAGTATGCCTTTCATTGTTGCATGGCTTATCGTGGGAGGGGTGTTTCTTACGTTTCGTTTTGGCTTTATTAACGCACGCATGTTCGGTCATGCGTTTAAGATCATCACAGGCAAATATAAGACTGCCGATGACGTAGGAGAGATCACCCCTTTCCAGTCTTTAACCACCGCCCTATCCGCCACAGTCGGGCTTGGAAATATCGCAGGGGTGGCCATTGCCATTGCGGTAGGAGGTCCCGGCGCAACCTTCTGGATGATCTTGGCAGGCTTCTTTGGTATGACACTCAAATTCACCGAAGTGACCCTTGCACAGATCTATAGAGAGAGAAGGCCCGACGGGCGCATTATGGGCGGAGCGATGCAGTATCTTTCCATAGGGCTTGCCTCTAAAGGATATATCAAACTGGGGAAAATACTCGCTGTAATGTTCGCTGTGCTTGCCATAGGCGGATCTTTGGGTGCGGGGAATGCATTCCAAACTTCACAGGCCATGGGGGCACTTTCAGAACGTATCCCTTTTTTTCAGGAGTATCCGATCGTTTTTGGTCTGATTTTGGCAACACTGGTAGGGTTCGTCATTATCGGAGGTATTAAACGTATCGCAAGTACGGCAGAGAAGATCGTTCCTGTCATGATAGTTATCTATTTGACCGCATCTTTATGGATCCTCATCACCAATGCTTCTCAAGTACCTGCTGCTATCTCGACCATCTTTCATGAAGCATTTGCCCCTACTGCCGTTGCAGGTGGACTCATTGGAGTACTTGTACAAGGTTTTAAGCGTGCTGCCTTCTCAAGTGAAGCGGGTATAGGATCCGCTGCCATTGTACACTCTACTGCCTCGGTCAAATACCCTGTCAGACAGGGGATGGTCGCACTTTACGAACCTTTTATAGATACCATTGTTATCTGTAGTATGACAGCACTTGTGATCGTCACTACAGGTGTCTATGACCCTGGTGGAGAGTTTGCGAACCTTGTCGCTTCAAAACAGGGTGCGGCACTGACAGCGGCGGCCTACGGAACGGTTATTTCATGGTTCCCGATTATCTTGTCATTTTCCATTGTACTTTTTGCTTTTTCCACGATGATCTCATGGTCTTATTACGGTGAGCGTTCCTGGACGTACCTGTTTGGAGAAAAATACACGCTGTTGTATAAACTGATCTTTGTCTCATTCACGGTCATTTCATCCGTTACCAGTGCTTCAACGCTGTTAGAATTCTCTGACCTTCTCATCCTGGGAATGGCCCTACCGAACCTTATCGGGCTCTATATGCTGCAGGGTATTGTGCATGCAAACCTCAAAGCGTATCTTGCAAAATGGAAAAGTGGGGAGTTGGATAGAGAGTGTATAGAGAAAGGGGTTTGTGAACCCGGGTCGTAGATTAGAGCGAATCTATTTTAAAAACAGGGAGATGGTTTAAACCATCTCTACACCCTTTTCTCCCTGTGCAAGTGCACCGATCACATAACCGTCTGTGTTGGCAAGTACGGCATCTACATTTTCAGGGTCAACTACCCATACCATTCCTACACCCATATTGAAGGCTCTGTACATCTCTTCTTCTTCGACATACTGGCTCATGAATTCAAAGATCGGCAGTACCCTGATACTCTCTTTGTTTACGATCGCTTTAATACCCTCCGGAAGGACCCTAGGAAGGTTTTCTACGATCCCCCCGCCTGTGATGTGTGCTAAGGCTTTCACATACTGTTTATTGGCTTTATACTCTTTGACATAGATACGTGTCGGCTCGAGCAAGGTCTCTACAAGTGGTTTGCCATTAAAATCATCCTGAAGGTTCATACCCAGCTTGTCAAAGAAAAGCTTTCTCACGAGCGAATAGCCGTTAGAATGTACACCGGAGCTTGGCATAGCAATAAGCACCTGCCCCTCTTTCACATTGGCTACCGTGTCCATTTCCGAACGCTCTGCGATACCTACTGCAAATCCTGCGAGGTCAAAGTCATCATCCGAATACATACCCGGCATTTCAGCTGTTTCACCACCCACAAGTGCACATTCAGATCTACGACAACCCTCTGCGATACCCGCAACGACATCTTTTGCATTCTCAGGCAGCAATTTACCCGTTGCATAGTAATCCAGGAAAAACATCGGTGTACCGTTGTTACAGATAAGATCATTGACACACATCGCTACAAGGTCGATACCTACGGTATCAAGTTTCCCGCTCTCTATGGCAATACGAAGCTTCGTCCCCACACCATCTGTTGCAGAAAGGATCACCGGCTCTTTATAGCCCGTTGGCAGTGCATAGGCACCGGCGAATGAACCTATACCGCCGATGACATTTTTATCGAACGTTGATTTTACATCACTTTTGATCGCTTCTACAAACTCATTACCTGCATCGATATCTACACCGGCATCTTTATATGATATATTTGACATCAGTTATTGTCCTTTTCATTGGTTTCTTCACATTTACACGCAGGGAAAATCTTTTTAAGCATAATAAGCCCTGGACAAAAGCCTGTCAGTCCTGCGATCACAAGCATGACCATCATGGCAAATTGTAAAATAAACGCGGCTGCATACATACCGGAACCTGCCAAGCCCATCACAAAGCCCAGGATACTAGCCTGTATTAAACGTTGTATCTTTTCAGCACACATTTAAAAGTCCTTATTAGAAATTGGCGTATTATATCTAATTTTAGCTGTTTAACTTCCGTTATCACTAAGGAGGACGCTTTTGAAGCAAAGCTCCAAAATGTCTATTTCTAAAACTTTAACATCTAGTCAATTTTTTAGAAAAATAGATTGTTAACACTATGTTCACGATTCAGCATTTAGTGCTTCACTGCACTGTATTTTAATACTTGTCTTCAGCAGAGGGCTCAAACAACTGGTTATGTTAAGAACGAAGTTTTCGTCCTAACTTCTCTTCCACAGAACCTACTTTGTTACCCAGTCTGCCTACCGGCCCCTCACGCCAATCGATCTTGATCGAACTGTAGACACGGCCACAATCTTTTTGAAGCTCTTCATAGGCTCTGTTGATCACTGCCAAAACCTCTTCTACGGTTTCACCCTCTATGATCGTGCCCATAGGTGTGAGCTGATACGCCAATCCGCTTTGATCTACAATGTCCAATACCCTTGCTACAAAGGCACTTTTACTCTGGGTTTTTTCCGTAGGGAACATACTGAATTCTACTAATGCTGACATGATCATCCTTATTCTTTTAATTTATTTTTGATGTTATAACAGATTATAGGTTATAATCCAGCATAGTTAGGGAGAAAGGTTTAAAATGGTGGATATGATTGTTGTAGGTGCTGGTGCAGCAGGGCTCGTCGCTGCCATCATGTCTGCACGGGCAGGACAAAAGGTACTACTGCTGGAACAAAACAGCAAGATCGGTAAAAAAATACTTGTTTCTGGTAACGGAAAATGCAACATAGGCAACAGATACATCGCTTCACACCGTTTTCATGGAGAGAGTCCAGATTTTATAGAGGCCGTGTTGAAAGGGTATGACTTTCAAGTCGTAGAAAAGTTTTTCACATCCCTGGGGCTTGTGCTCATCGAAGGCAAAGAGGGGAAAATGTTTCCTATGTCATTGCAGGCGAGTTCCGTGGTTGAAATACTTGAGTATGAAGCCAAAAATGCAGGAGTGGAGATCCTCTGCGACTGTGCAGTCACATCCCTAAATAAAGAAGAGGATATTTTTACAGTCGAAACATCCCAGGGGACAAAGCGTTGCAAAAAACTCCTTTTGGCCTCAGGTTCACCTGCCGCACCGCAACTTGGAGGTTCGAACTCCGGATATGCCTTTGCCACAAAGATGGGACACAGTCTCATACCCCGGCACCCTTCTCTCGTGCAACTCTGTTCAGATGAAACATGGGTGAAAAGCTGTGCAGGAGTGAAAGTAGGCGGTGTAGCGCAACTCCATGCAAACGGAGAGTACATCACCGAGGAAAAGGGTGATCTGCTTTTTACAAACTATGGGATAAGCGGATTGGCCATCCTGGATCTCAGCCGGGAAGTGAGTACAAGGCTGGCTAATTATGACTATTGTGAGCTCAACCTGGACCTCATGCCGGAACTCAGCAAAGAAAAACTCACCAACCTACTGCTGAACCGCATAAAAAAAGAAAGTGAAAAACCTGTAGAGATATGGCTTCACGGTGTCATCAACAAAAAACTCATCTCAGTTATTCTAGAACAGTCCAAATGCAAAGCCAAACAAGAAAAAGAGTTAAACAGAAAAGAGATCAGCAAACTGGTCTACACCCTTAAAAATCTAAAACTCTCTATCAACGATACCAAAGGTTTCAGGGGTGCAGAAGTAGCCACAGGCGGTATCAACACCACTGAAATAAACCCGGAAACGATGGAATCAAAACTTGTACCTAACCTCTATTTTGCGGGAGAGATACTCGATGTCGACGGTGACAGAGGAGGGTTTAATTTTCACTTTGCCTGGGTAAGTGGAATGAAAGTAGGAAAAAATCTATCATTGTAGATTTTATCTCTTTGGAATGTAAAAAATAGTTTTTTTGTTGTAAGTTTGAGGGGTGTTGAGAGGAAGCATGCGGTCAAGTATGTGACCGAACAAACTCCTCCGAAGATGCAGTGAGATATACCCCCACTTACGCTTTAGCGGCAGGGGTATCGGCATTGAGTGCCAGAAAAGAACTATTTTGCGTTCTTTTTGTCTCTTGCCATTCTCTTTCGTATATTCTCATCCAAATATTTCTTTCTGATTCTGATAGAGACTGGCGTAATTTCGATAAGCTCATCGTCTTCTATCCATTCCATTGCGCTTTCAAGGGTAATAGGTCTTGGTGGTACAAGCTTGATCGCATCATCGGCACCCGAAGTTCTCATGTTTGTAAGCTGTTTTCCTTTAAGCGGGTTCACATCCAAGTCACCTGGTCTTGCAGATTCCCCGATAACCATTCCCGAATAGACTTTATCTTGCGGTTTGATGAACATCACACCTCTGGCCTGAAGGTTAAAGATAGAGAAGGCTACTGCCTCACCGTTATCCATAGAGACCAGTGCACCCGGTGTTCTGCTTACAACAGTTCCAGAGTAAGGTCTGTACTCCAAGTAAGAGTGGTTCATGATACCTTCACCTTTTGTGTCTGTCAGGAACTCATTTCTAAATCCGATCAATCCACGTGCAGGAATTTCAAATTCAAGTCTTACCGTACCGTCTGGCATTGGTGTGAGTGAAGTCATCTCTGCTTTTCTTTTACCCAATTTTTCAATGGCAACACCCTGGAACTCTTCAGGCACATCGACAACCAGGTGCTCAAACGGCTCCATTTTCACACCGTCTTCTTCTTTCACAACCACTTCCGGACGTGCAAGAAGGAATTCAAACCCTTCTCTTCTCATATTCTCAGCCAAAATACCGATCTGAAGCTCTCCACGACCTGATACTTTAAATGCTGCCTCACCTGTAGGCTCCATACGCATAGCAATATTTGTTTCCATCTCTTTTTCAAGTCTTTCACGGATCTTGTTAGACGTTACGTGTTTACCTTCTGTACCAGCCAAAGGACCATCGTTTACAGACATGATAACTGAAAGTGTCGGCTCTTCAACATGCATAGGATCGAGTGCTACCGGATTCACTGGATCACAGATAGAGTCACCTACATCAATGTCAGAGAATCCTGCGATCGCTACGATATCACCCGCTTCAGCTTCCTGGATCTCGATACGATCCAGTCCTTTAAATCCGATCAGTTTAGAAACCCTGGATTTTGATTTGGAACCATCTGCCTTCACGAGAAGATACTCATCGCCTTTTTTCACCTTCCCGTTAAAGATACGCGTAATACCGATACGACCGACAAAGTTGTCCGAGTCAAGTGTAAATACCTGAGCCTGTGTATCGGCATCCGGTGAACCTTGCGGATAAGGTACTTTTTCCAGAATCGCTTCAAAAAGCGGTGTCATATCTTTGTTTTCGTCTTCCATTTCCCATTTTGCATACCCGTCTCTGGCTGCTGCATAGAGTACTGGGAATT
The sequence above is drawn from the Sulfurovum sp. TSL1 genome and encodes:
- a CDS encoding NAD(P)/FAD-dependent oxidoreductase: MVDMIVVGAGAAGLVAAIMSARAGQKVLLLEQNSKIGKKILVSGNGKCNIGNRYIASHRFHGESPDFIEAVLKGYDFQVVEKFFTSLGLVLIEGKEGKMFPMSLQASSVVEILEYEAKNAGVEILCDCAVTSLNKEEDIFTVETSQGTKRCKKLLLASGSPAAPQLGGSNSGYAFATKMGHSLIPRHPSLVQLCSDETWVKSCAGVKVGGVAQLHANGEYITEEKGDLLFTNYGISGLAILDLSREVSTRLANYDYCELNLDLMPELSKEKLTNLLLNRIKKESEKPVEIWLHGVINKKLISVILEQSKCKAKQEKELNRKEISKLVYTLKNLKLSINDTKGFRGAEVATGGINTTEINPETMESKLVPNLYFAGEILDVDGDRGGFNFHFAWVSGMKVGKNLSL
- a CDS encoding MTH1187 family thiamine-binding protein, with translation MSALVEFSMFPTEKTQSKSAFVARVLDIVDQSGLAYQLTPMGTIIEGETVEEVLAVINRAYEELQKDCGRVYSSIKIDWREGPVGRLGNKVGSVEEKLGRKLRS
- a CDS encoding sodium:alanine symporter family protein — protein: MNSIFEQINGFLGSVFFFDIFFGSMEGTSMPFIVAWLIVGGVFLTFRFGFINARMFGHAFKIITGKYKTADDVGEITPFQSLTTALSATVGLGNIAGVAIAIAVGGPGATFWMILAGFFGMTLKFTEVTLAQIYRERRPDGRIMGGAMQYLSIGLASKGYIKLGKILAVMFAVLAIGGSLGAGNAFQTSQAMGALSERIPFFQEYPIVFGLILATLVGFVIIGGIKRIASTAEKIVPVMIVIYLTASLWILITNASQVPAAISTIFHEAFAPTAVAGGLIGVLVQGFKRAAFSSEAGIGSAAIVHSTASVKYPVRQGMVALYEPFIDTIVICSMTALVIVTTGVYDPGGEFANLVASKQGAALTAAAYGTVISWFPIILSFSIVLFAFSTMISWSYYGERSWTYLFGEKYTLLYKLIFVSFTVISSVTSASTLLEFSDLLILGMALPNLIGLYMLQGIVHANLKAYLAKWKSGELDRECIEKGVCEPGS
- the purM gene encoding phosphoribosylformylglycinamidine cyclo-ligase encodes the protein MSNISYKDAGVDIDAGNEFVEAIKSDVKSTFDKNVIGGIGSFAGAYALPTGYKEPVILSATDGVGTKLRIAIESGKLDTVGIDLVAMCVNDLICNNGTPMFFLDYYATGKLLPENAKDVVAGIAEGCRRSECALVGGETAEMPGMYSDDDFDLAGFAVGIAERSEMDTVANVKEGQVLIAMPSSGVHSNGYSLVRKLFFDKLGMNLQDDFNGKPLVETLLEPTRIYVKEYKANKQYVKALAHITGGGIVENLPRVLPEGIKAIVNKESIRVLPIFEFMSQYVEEEEMYRAFNMGVGMVWVVDPENVDAVLANTDGYVIGALAQGEKGVEMV
- the typA gene encoding translational GTPase TypA; the encoded protein is MQKIKNIAVIAHVDHGKTTLVDQLLQQSGTYAAHQEVQERAMDSNDIEKERGITILSKNTAIVYGDHKINIIDTPGHADFGGEVERVLKMVDGVLMLVDAQEGAMPQTKFVLKKAVELGLIPVVVINKIDKDGADPERVLDEMFDLLVALDANEEQLEFPVLYAAARDGYAKWEMEDENKDMTPLFEAILEKVPYPQGSPDADTQAQVFTLDSDNFVGRIGITRIFNGKVKKGDEYLLVKADGSKSKSRVSKLIGFKGLDRIEIQEAEAGDIVAIAGFSDIDVGDSICDPVNPVALDPMHVEEPTLSVIMSVNDGPLAGTEGKHVTSNKIRERLEKEMETNIAMRMEPTGEAAFKVSGRGELQIGILAENMRREGFEFLLARPEVVVKEEDGVKMEPFEHLVVDVPEEFQGVAIEKLGKRKAEMTSLTPMPDGTVRLEFEIPARGLIGFRNEFLTDTKGEGIMNHSYLEYRPYSGTVVSRTPGALVSMDNGEAVAFSIFNLQARGVMFIKPQDKVYSGMVIGESARPGDLDVNPLKGKQLTNMRTSGADDAIKLVPPRPITLESAMEWIEDDELIEITPVSIRIRKKYLDENIRKRMARDKKNAK
- a CDS encoding DUF2892 domain-containing protein; this translates as MCAEKIQRLIQASILGFVMGLAGSGMYAAAFILQFAMMVMLVIAGLTGFCPGLIMLKKIFPACKCEETNEKDNN